Proteins encoded by one window of Vitis vinifera cultivar Pinot Noir 40024 chromosome 10, ASM3070453v1:
- the LOC100242845 gene encoding pyruvate decarboxylase 1 produces the protein MEEADWSAVTGSCSGTLGGHLARRLVQIGVRDVFSVPGDFNLTLLDHLIAEPGLNLVGCCNELNAGYAADGYARARGVGACVVTFTVGGLSVLNAIAGAYSENLPVICIVGGPNSNDYGTNRILHHTIGLPDFTQELRSFQTVTCTQAVVNHLEDAHEQIDTAISTALKESKPVYLSISCNLPGIPHPTFSREPVPFFLAPKVSNQIGLEAAVEATADFLNRAVKPVIVGGPKLRVAKAQRALMELADASGYPIAVMPSGKGLVPEQHPHFIGTYWGAVSTTFCGEIVESADAYVFAGPIFNDYSSVGYSLLIKKEKAVIVEPNRVTVGNGPSFGWVFMADFLSALAKKLKKNETAVENYRRIYVPPGVPLRREEHEALRVNVLFKHIQDMLDGNSAVIAETGDSWFNCQKLRLPENCGYEFQMQYGSIGWSVGATLGYAQGAKDKRVIACIGDGSFQVTAQDVSTMIRCGQRTIIFLINNGGYTIEVEIHDGPYNVIKNWDYTALINAIHNGEGKCWTAKVRTEDELTEAIATATGAHKDSLCFIEVFVHKDDTSKELLEWGSRVSAANGRPPNPQ, from the exons ATGGAAGAAGCTGATTGGAGCGCAGTCACCGGTTCCTGCTCTGGCACTCTCGGCGGCCACCTGGCACGCAGGCTCGTCCAGATCGGCGTCAGGGATGTCTTCTCTGTTCCCGGGGACTTTAACTTGACGCTGCTTGATCACCTGATCGCCGAGCCGGGGCTCAACCTTGTGGGCTGCTGCAATGAGCTCAATGCCGGCTACGCCGCCGACGGCTACGCGCGTGCGAGGGGCGTGGGAGCTTGTGTGGTGACGTTCACTGTGGGTGGCCTCAGCGTTCTGAACGCCATTGCGGGTGCCTACAGTGAGAATTTGCCTGTGATTTGTATAGTTGGTGGGCCTAATTCTAACGATTACGGCACCAACCGGATTCTTCACCACACAATTGGGTTGCCGGACTTCACCCAGGAGCTTCGTTCTTTTCAGACGGTCACCTGTACTCAG GCAGTAGTGAACCACTTGGAAGATGCTCATGAGCAGATCGACACTGCTATATCAACAGCTTTGAAGGAAAGCAAGCCAGTTTATCTCAGCATAAGCTGTAATTTGCCTGGAATTCCCCATCCAACGTTCTCTAGGGAGCCAGTTCCCTTCTTTCTCGCACCAAA AGTGAGCAATCAGATAGGGTTAGAAGCAGCGGTCGAAGCAACAGCTGATTTTCTGAATAGGGCTGTGAAGCCTGTCATTGTGGGTGGGCCCAAGCTAAGAGTAGCAAAGGCACAACGGGCACTTATGGAGCTTGCAGATGCTAGTGGATATCCAATTGCTGTTATGCCTTCAGGTAAGGGCCTGGTGCCAGAGCAGCATCCACACTTCATTGGGACATACTGGGGTGCTGTCAGCACCACTTTCTGCGGGGAGATAGTGGAGTCTGCTGATGCCTATGTCTTTGCCGGCCCCATCTTCAATGATTACAGCTCAGTTGGATACTCATTGCTGATAAAAAAGGAGAAAGCAGTCATAGTGGAGCCCAATCGTGTGACTGTTGGCAATGGTCCTTCCTTTGGTTGGGTTTTCATGGCTGATTTCTTAAGTGCACTGGctaagaagttgaagaagaacgAAACAGCTGTGGAGAATTACCGCCGAATCTATGTCCCTCCAGGTGTTCCTCTGAGACGGGAGGAACACGAGGCTCTTAGAGTCAATGTCCTCTTCAAGCACATTCAG GATATGCTGGATGGGAATTCTGCAGTCATTGCAGAGACAGGAGACTCATGGTTCAACTGTCAGAAGCTTCGCCTCCCTGAGAATTGTGG GTATGAATTCCAGATGCAGTATGGATCCATTGGATGGTCAGTAGGTGCCACCCTTGGATATGCTCAAGGTGCCAAAGATAAGCGTGTGATTGCTTGCATTGGTGATGGGAGTTTCCAG GTTACAGCTCAGGATGTTTCAACAATGATCCGATGTGGGCAGAGGACCATTATATTCCTCATTAACAATGGAGGATACACAATTGAAGTAGAGATTCATGATGGTCCATACAATGTGATTAAGAACTGGGATTACACTGCTCTCATTAATGCCATACATAATGGTGAAGGGAAGTGCTGGACTGCCAAG GTACGCACTGAGGATGAATTGACAGAAGCAATTGCAACGGCAACAGGAGCACACAAGGATTCTTTATGTTTCATTGAAGTTTTTGTGCACAAAGATGACACCAGCAAGGAACTGCTGGAGTGGGGATCGCGTGTTTCTGCTGCCAACGGCCGTCCTCCAAATCCTCAATAG
- the LOC100265131 gene encoding signaling peptide TAXIMIN 1, with protein sequence MCCGDDCECRPLGFLLGLPFAFLSLLLSIIGVIIWIIGLALTCICPCCLCVTIIVELALGLIKAPIHVMKWFTTKIPC encoded by the exons ATGTGCTGCGGTGACGATTGTGAATGCCGGCCTCTGGGCTTTCTCCTGGGTCTCCCCTTCGCCTTCCTCTCCCTCCTCCTTTCCATCATCGGAGTCATTATCTGGATCATTGg GTTGGCCTTGACTTGCATATGCCCGTGTTGCCTGTGCGTGACGATCATAGTGGAGCTGGCTCTGGGGTTGATCAAGGCTCCAATCCATGTGATGAAGTGGTTCACCACCAAGATCCCCTGTTAG
- the LOC100261767 gene encoding pentatricopeptide repeat-containing protein At1g28690, mitochondrial produces MKHVKSSSIRPSIFSSSQNQRPSVPPNQSFPPASDYISSPTAISLSVALQHYINSDFPSHGQKIHSHILKIGFEPNTNVSIKLLILHLKSRCLRYARQLFDEMHQPTLSAYNYMISGYLKHGQIEELLNLVSRLTFSYEKPDGFTFSMILKATGCASGGIFPLTYSLGKVVHAQILRSNVESDDVLYTALVDSYVKNGKVGYARRVFDMMLDKNVLCSTSMISGYMSQGSVEDAEDIFKRTVEKDVVVFNAMIEGYSKSVETARRSLEVYIDMQRLNFRPTMSTFASVIGACSVLTVFEIGQQVQSQLVKMNFYNDIKMGSALIDMYSKCGRIEDARRVFDHMPEKNVFSWTSMIDGYGKNGNSNEALELFSRMQIECHVKPNYVTFLSALSACGHAGLVAKGWTILESMERDYLLKPRMEHYACMVDLLGRAGSLQQAWEFVMRMPEKPGSDVWAALLSSCQLHGDVEMASMAAHEIFKLNSDGRPGAYVALSNALAAAGKWDSVSEVRQLMKVRGVSKDTGCSWVGTDSGP; encoded by the coding sequence ATGAAACATGTCAAATCATCCTCAATCAGACCGTCCATTTTCTCATCATCTCAAAACCAGAGACCTTCGGTCCCACCAAACCAGTCTTTCCCGCCTGCAAGCGACTACATTTCTAGCCCAACTGCCATCTCTCTATCCGTTGCTCTGCAACACTATATCAATTCAGATTTTCCTTCCCATGGCCAAAAGATCCATTCCCATATTCTTAAAATTGGGTTCGAACCCAATACCAATGTCTCTATTAAGCTCCTTATTCTCCATTTGAAATCGCGTTGTTTGAGATATGCACGCCAGCTGTTTGATGAAATGCATCAGCCAACTCTGTCTGCTTATAATTATATGATTAGTGGGTATCTTAAACATGGGCAAATCGAAGAATTGCTTAATTTGGTTTCTAGACTGACCTTTTCTTATGAAAAGCCTGATGGGTTTACGTTTTCGATGATTTTAAAGGCGACTGGTTGTGCTAGTGGTGGGATTTTTCCATTGACATATAGTTTAGGAAAAGTTGTACACGCCCAGATACTGAGATCTAATGTTGAGTCTGATGATGTTCTTTATACGGCACTTGTTGACTCGTATGTTAAAAATGGGAAGGTTGGTTATGCAAGGAGGGTGTTCGACATGATGTTGGACAAGAATGTGCTATGTTCAACATCAATGATTTCAGGTTACATGAGTCAAGGGTCTGTGGAAGATGCTGAAGATATTTTCAAGAGAACAGTTGAAAAAGATGTGGTGGTTTTCAATGCAATGATTGAAGGTTATAGCAAATCAGTTGAGACTGCTAGGAGATCACTTGAAGTTTATATTGACATGCAGCGGTTGAACTTCCGGCCCACAATGTCAACTTTTGCTAGTGTAATTGGGGCTTGCTCAGTTTTGACAGTATTTGAAATTGGTCAGCAAGTTCAAAGTCAGCTTGTGAAGATGAATTTCTACAATGACATAAAAATGGGAAGTGCTCTTATAGACATGTACTCAAAATGTGGAAGAATTGAGGATGCGCGGAGAGTTTTCGACCACATGCCTGAAAAGAATGTATTTTCATGGACTTCCATGATTGATGGATATGGGAAGAATGGAAATTCCAATGAAGCACTTGAGCTCTTCAGTAGGATGCAAATAGAGTGCCATGTCAAGCCCAACTATGTTACATTCCTGAGTGCTCTGTCAGCTTGTGGACATGCtggcttagttgctaaaggctggACAATATTGGAGAGCATGGAGAGAGATTACTTGCTGAAACCGAGGATGGAGCATTATGCTTGCATGGTTGATCTCCTTGGGCGTGCGGGAAGTCTACAGCAGGCATGGGAGTTTGTAATGAGAATGCCTGAGAAGCCTGGTTCTGATGTTTGGGCAGCTTTGCTCAGTTCATGTCAGCTGCATGGTGATGTAGAGATGGCAAGTATGGCTGCCCATGAAATTTTTAAGTTGAATTCTGATGGTAGGCCTGGGGCGTATGTTGCACTATCTAATGCTTTGGCAGCTGCTGGAAAATGGGACAGTGTTAGTGAAGTTAGGCAGTTAATGAAGGTAAGAGGAGTATCAAAAGATACTGGCTGCAGTTGGGTAGGCACTGATAGTGGTCCATGA
- the MDH gene encoding malate dehydrogenase (The RefSeq protein has 2 substitutions compared to this genomic sequence), translating to MKASLFRSAETALRRVSSPSASSHLLRRSYCVESKPERKVAVLGAAGGIGQPLALLMKLNPLVSSLSLYDIAGTPGVAADVSHINTRSQVAGYMGDDQLGQALEGADLVIIPAGVPRKPGMTRDDLFNINAGIVKSLCTAIAKYCPNALVNMISNPVNSTVPIAAEVFKKAGTYDEKKLFGVTTLDVVRAKTFYAGKAKVPVAEANVPVVGGHAGITILPLFSQATPKSNNLSDEDIVALTKRTQDGGTEVVEAKAGKGSATLSMAYAGAVFADACLKVLNGVPDVVECSFVQSTIVPDLPYFASKVKLGKNGVEEVLGLGPLSDYEKQGLESLKHELKASIEKGIKFATQS from the exons ATGAAGGCTTCGTTGTTCAGATCTGCAGAAGCTGCTCTAAGGAGGGTCTCATCCCCCTCCGCATCTTCGCATCTACTCCGCCGATCTTACTGCGTGGAATCCAAGCCAGAACGCAAGGTCGCCGTTCTTGGAGCCGCCGGCGGCATTGGACAGCCCCTTGCCCTCCTCATGAAGCTCAATCCTCTTGTCTCCTCGCTCTCTCTCTACGATATCGCTGGTACTCCTGGCGTGGCCGCTGATGTCAGCCACATCAACACTCGTTCCCAA gTCGCGGGGTACATGGGCGACGATCAGCTAGGGCAAGCCTTGGAGGGAGCAGATTTGGTGATTATTCCAGCCGGTGTTCCAAGAAAGCCTGGTATGACTCGTGACGATCTGTTCAACATCAATGCCGGAATTGTGAAGTCCTTATGCACTGCCATTGCCAAGTACTGTCCCAAT GCATTGGTTAATATGATAAGCAACCCTGTGAACTCGACTGTGCCAATTGCTGCTGAGGTTTTCAAGAAGGCTGGAACTTATGATGAGAAGAAGCTGTTTGGTGTGACTACACTAGATGTGGTTAGGGCTAAGACCTTCTATGCTGGGAAGGCCAAGGTCCCAGTTGCTG AGGCCAATGTACCAGTTGTTGGTGGTCACGCAGGCATAACGATCCTTCCACTCTTTTCTCAA GCCACACCGAAATCCAACAATTTGTCAGATGAAGATATTGTGGCTCTAACAAAACGAACACAAGATGGAGGGACAGAGGTTGTGGAAGCCAAGGCTGGAAAAGGATCTGCAACCCTCTCAATGGC ATATGCTGGAGCAGTCTTTGCAGATGCTTGCTTGAAGGGTCTTAATGGCGTTCCAGATGTAGTTGAATGCTCTTTTGTTCAATCAACCATTGTTCCTGATTTGCCTTACTTTGCCTCTAAG GTAAAGCTTGGAAAGAATGGTGTGGAAGAGGTCCTTGGGTTGGGTCCTTTGTCGGACTATGAGAAACAAGGTCTTGAAAGCCTCAAACATGAGCTCAAAGCCTCAATTGAGAAGGGAATCAAATTTGCCACTCAAAGTTAA